Proteins encoded in a region of the Benincasa hispida cultivar B227 chromosome 2, ASM972705v1, whole genome shotgun sequence genome:
- the LOC120072268 gene encoding probable glycosyltransferase At3g07620 isoform X3 — MASIHICTNLFHGIKIQWLLIIMSIIIPILIVSQCYVYPYAKTSFLPLDVKSSNIMSLQNVTSLNHSEITGFKQVHFTDAIIRVKNKKESNDYVAEKKVERGFGLTSDGANNMLYEKGATFEEGLVMPNGNSTVVNDVRSGSVEFGYNPLKKEVILDNSYKRVAGGKDSNKLNMSEIRNNLSIVSNQSQELIVDPRKSDLSSAQNISSVPEDHFNKTEEIIKKDIRTEQGKNVSITLDGLAQYDISILKSLEMPSISISQMNALLSQSHNSSCLKCHWSSPRDRELLHARLEIEKATAIMNSPGIAASVFRNVSMFKRSYDLMEKLLKVYIYKEGEKPIFHQPRMRGIYASEGWFMKLIKENKKFVTRDPKKAHLFYLPFSSQLLRSAFSEQNSKNRNNLEEHLGNYVDLIRNKHQFWNRTGGADHFLVACHDWATKLTRNHMKNCIRALCNANAARGFQIGKDTSLPVTNIHLTKDPDITTGAKPPSERTTLAFFAGGMHGYLRPILLHFWGNREPDMKIFGPMPRDVEGKRAYREFMKNSKYCICARGYEVHTPRVVEAILNACVPVFISDNYVPPFFEVLNWESFSVFVQEKEISNLRNILLSVPEKDYLSMHARLKMVQKHFIWHKIPVKYDLFHMILHSVWYNRVFQMKTT; from the exons ATGGCTTCTATTCATATTTGTACAAACTTGTTTCATGGTATCAAAATTCAGTGGCTGCTTATTATAATGAGCATCATAATTCCAATTCTCATTGTTTCCCAGTGCTACGTTTATCCTTATGCAAAAACATCTTTCCTACCACTTGATGTTAAGAGCTCAAACATTATGAGTCTTCAAAATGTCACTAGTTTGAACCATTCTGAAATCACTGGATTCAAACAAGTTCATTTCACAGATGCTATCATTCGTGTCAAAAATAAGAAGGAAAGCAATGATTATGTTGCTGAAAAGAAGGTTGAAAGAGGATTTGGTTTGACGTCAGATGGTGCTAATAACATGTTATATGAGAAGGGTGCAACATTTGAAGAGGGTTTGGTAATGCCAAATGGTAATTCTACAGTTGTTAATGATGTTAGGAGTGGGAGTGTGGAGTTTGGTTACAATCCCCTCAAGAAGGAAGTAATTTTAGACAACAGTTATAAGAGAGTTGCTGGAGGTAAAGACAGCAACAAATTAAATATGAGTGAAATCAGAAACAATCTTTCAATTGTCTCAAACCAATCCCAAGAATTGATTGTTGATCCAAGAAAGTCTGACTTGTCTTCTGCTCAAAATATATCTTCCGTTCCAGAAGACCATTTCAATAAAACTGaggaaataattaaaaaggataTAAGGACTGAACAAGGGAAGAATGTTTCCATTACCTTGGATGGACTTGCACAGTATGACATATCAATTTTGAAGAGTCTTGAGATGCCATCAATATCGATATCTCAAATGAATGCATTGTTGTCTCAAAGTCATAATTCTTCTTGTTTGAAG TGTCATTGGTCTTCCCCACGTGATCGTGAGCTTCTACATGCGAGACTGGAGATTGAGAAAGCCACTGCTATTATGAACAGCCCAGGAATTGCTGCTTCTGTTTTTCGAAATGTTTCTATGTTCAAGAG GAGTTATGACTTGATGGAAAAACTGCTTAAAGTTTATATCTACAAGGAAGGAGAAAAGCCTATTTTCCACCAACCTCGAATGAGAGGGATATATGCCTCAGAAGGATGGTTTATGAAATTGATAAAGgagaataaaaaatttgttaCGCGGGATCCCAAGAAGGCTCACTTGTTCTATTTACCTTTCAGTTCACAGTTACTAAGGAGTGCATTTTCTGAACAAAATTCCAAGAATCGAAACAACCTAGAGGAACATCTGGGTAACTATGTTGACTTAATTAGGAACAAACACCAATTCTGGAACAGAACTGGAGGTGCCGATCATTTTCTTGTTGCTTGTCACGACTGG GCCACCAAACTCACAAGAAACCATATGAAGAACTGCATCAGAGCTCTCTGCAATGCAAATGCTGCTAGAGGCTTTCAAATTGGCAAGGACACTAGCTTACCAGTTACAAATATACATTTGACGAAGGACCCTGATATAACTACTGGAGCAAAACCTCCTTCAGAAAGAACTACATTGGCTTTCTTCGCTGGGGGTATGCACGGCTATCTTAGACCAATATTGCTTCATTTTTGGGGAAATAGGGAACCTGACATGAAGATTTTCGGCCCAATGCCACGTGATGTTGAAGGGAAAAGAGCCTACAGGGAGTTCATGAAGAATAGTAAATATTGCATATGTGCAAGGGGATATGAAGTTCATACTCCTAGAGTGGTTGAGGCCATTCTCAACGCATGTGTTCCAGTCTTCATATCAGATAATTATGTGCCTCCTTTCTTTGAGGTTTTGAACTGGGAATCATTTTCTGTATTTGTTCAAGAGAAAGAGATCTCTAATTTGAGAAATATTCTGCTCTCAGTTCCTGAGAAGGACTACCTTAGCATGCATGCAAGACTGAAAATGGTGCAAAAGCATTTCATTTGGCACAAAATTCCAGTGAAGTATGACTTGTTTCATATGATCCTTCACTCAGTATGGTATAATCGAGTTTTTCAGATGAAAACCACATGA
- the LOC120072268 gene encoding probable glycosyltransferase At3g07620 isoform X2: MASIHICTNLFHGIKIQWLLIIMSIIIPILIVSQCYVYPYAKTSFLPLDVKSSNIMSLQNVTSLNHSEITGFKQVHFTDAIIRVKNKKESNDYVAEKKVERGFGLTSDGANNMLYEKGATFEEGLVMPNGNSTVVNDVRSGSVEFGYNPLKKEVILDNSYKRVAGGKDSNKLNMSEIRNNLSIVSNQSQELIVDPRKSDLSSAQNISSVPEDHFNKTEEIIKKDIRTEQGKNVSITLDGLAQYDISILKSLEMPSISISQMNALLSQSHNSSCLKLQCHWSSPRDRELLHARLEIEKATAIMNSPGIAASVFRNVSMFKRSYDLMEKLLKVYIYKEGEKPIFHQPRMRGIYASEGWFMKLIKENKKFVTRDPKKAHLFYLPFSSQLLRSAFSEQNSKNRNNLEEHLGNYVDLIRNKHQFWNRTGGADHFLVACHDWATKLTRNHMKNCIRALCNANAARGFQIGKDTSLPVTNIHLTKDPDITTGAKPPSERTTLAFFAGGMHGYLRPILLHFWGNREPDMKIFGPMPRDVEGKRAYREFMKNSKYCICARGYEVHTPRVVEAILNACVPVFISDNYVPPFFEVLNWESFSVFVQEKEISNLRNILLSVPEKDYLSMHARLKMVQKHFIWHKIPVKYDLFHMILHSVWYNRVFQMKTT, translated from the exons ATGGCTTCTATTCATATTTGTACAAACTTGTTTCATGGTATCAAAATTCAGTGGCTGCTTATTATAATGAGCATCATAATTCCAATTCTCATTGTTTCCCAGTGCTACGTTTATCCTTATGCAAAAACATCTTTCCTACCACTTGATGTTAAGAGCTCAAACATTATGAGTCTTCAAAATGTCACTAGTTTGAACCATTCTGAAATCACTGGATTCAAACAAGTTCATTTCACAGATGCTATCATTCGTGTCAAAAATAAGAAGGAAAGCAATGATTATGTTGCTGAAAAGAAGGTTGAAAGAGGATTTGGTTTGACGTCAGATGGTGCTAATAACATGTTATATGAGAAGGGTGCAACATTTGAAGAGGGTTTGGTAATGCCAAATGGTAATTCTACAGTTGTTAATGATGTTAGGAGTGGGAGTGTGGAGTTTGGTTACAATCCCCTCAAGAAGGAAGTAATTTTAGACAACAGTTATAAGAGAGTTGCTGGAGGTAAAGACAGCAACAAATTAAATATGAGTGAAATCAGAAACAATCTTTCAATTGTCTCAAACCAATCCCAAGAATTGATTGTTGATCCAAGAAAGTCTGACTTGTCTTCTGCTCAAAATATATCTTCCGTTCCAGAAGACCATTTCAATAAAACTGaggaaataattaaaaaggataTAAGGACTGAACAAGGGAAGAATGTTTCCATTACCTTGGATGGACTTGCACAGTATGACATATCAATTTTGAAGAGTCTTGAGATGCCATCAATATCGATATCTCAAATGAATGCATTGTTGTCTCAAAGTCATAATTCTTCTTGTTTGAAG CTACAGTGTCATTGGTCTTCCCCACGTGATCGTGAGCTTCTACATGCGAGACTGGAGATTGAGAAAGCCACTGCTATTATGAACAGCCCAGGAATTGCTGCTTCTGTTTTTCGAAATGTTTCTATGTTCAAGAG GAGTTATGACTTGATGGAAAAACTGCTTAAAGTTTATATCTACAAGGAAGGAGAAAAGCCTATTTTCCACCAACCTCGAATGAGAGGGATATATGCCTCAGAAGGATGGTTTATGAAATTGATAAAGgagaataaaaaatttgttaCGCGGGATCCCAAGAAGGCTCACTTGTTCTATTTACCTTTCAGTTCACAGTTACTAAGGAGTGCATTTTCTGAACAAAATTCCAAGAATCGAAACAACCTAGAGGAACATCTGGGTAACTATGTTGACTTAATTAGGAACAAACACCAATTCTGGAACAGAACTGGAGGTGCCGATCATTTTCTTGTTGCTTGTCACGACTGG GCCACCAAACTCACAAGAAACCATATGAAGAACTGCATCAGAGCTCTCTGCAATGCAAATGCTGCTAGAGGCTTTCAAATTGGCAAGGACACTAGCTTACCAGTTACAAATATACATTTGACGAAGGACCCTGATATAACTACTGGAGCAAAACCTCCTTCAGAAAGAACTACATTGGCTTTCTTCGCTGGGGGTATGCACGGCTATCTTAGACCAATATTGCTTCATTTTTGGGGAAATAGGGAACCTGACATGAAGATTTTCGGCCCAATGCCACGTGATGTTGAAGGGAAAAGAGCCTACAGGGAGTTCATGAAGAATAGTAAATATTGCATATGTGCAAGGGGATATGAAGTTCATACTCCTAGAGTGGTTGAGGCCATTCTCAACGCATGTGTTCCAGTCTTCATATCAGATAATTATGTGCCTCCTTTCTTTGAGGTTTTGAACTGGGAATCATTTTCTGTATTTGTTCAAGAGAAAGAGATCTCTAATTTGAGAAATATTCTGCTCTCAGTTCCTGAGAAGGACTACCTTAGCATGCATGCAAGACTGAAAATGGTGCAAAAGCATTTCATTTGGCACAAAATTCCAGTGAAGTATGACTTGTTTCATATGATCCTTCACTCAGTATGGTATAATCGAGTTTTTCAGATGAAAACCACATGA
- the LOC120072208 gene encoding probable glycosyltransferase At3g07620 isoform X2 has product MIAASIALKLAGQPIHFPPLTNSTMRPDVSTLSGPFISISQIYSKLSRAHKSSCLKRPQCRPTSQRDRELHYARREIENASVLRSTPEISASVFRNVSMFTRSYELMEKMLKVYIYEEGEKPVFHQPILTGIYASEGWFMKLLEENKKFVVKDPEKAHLFYLPFSSQFLRSAFGNKFRNKRDLQKLLKNYVDVIGKKYRFWNRNGGSDHFLVACHDWAPKLTKRLVKNCIRALCNANAAADFEIGKDTSLPVTFVHAMEDLVNDIRRKPPSKRTKLAFFAGSMHGYLRPILLHYWENKEPDMMIVGPMPNSIEGKSAYMEQMKNSKYCICARGYQVHTPRVIEAILNECIPVIVSDNYVPPFFEVLNWESFSVFVKEREIPNLRNILLSIPEENYLTMHSRVKLVRQHFLWHEKPVKYDTFHMILHSIWYTRVFQIKIN; this is encoded by the exons ATGATTGCTGCTTCAATCGCTCTGAAATTGGCGGGCCAACCCATCCACTTTCCGCCATTAACGAACTC AACGATGAGGCCTGACGTATCAACATTGAGTGGGCCATTTATATCCATATCCCAAATATACTCAAAGTTATCAAGGGCTCACAAGTCTTCTTGTTTGAAG AGGCCACAATGTAGACCGACATCCCAGCGCGACCGAGAACTACACTATGCAAGACGGGAGATTGAAAATGCTTCTGTGTTAAGGAGTACTCCAGAAATTAGTGCCTCTGTGTTCAGAAACGTTTCCATGTTTACGAG GAGTTATGAGTTGATGGAAAAAATGCTTAAAGTCTATATATATGAGGAAGGAGAAAAACCCGTTTTCCATCAGCCTATATTGACTGGAATTTATGCCTCAGAAGGATGGTTTATGAAATTGTTGGAAGAAAACAAGAAGTTTGTTGTGAAGGACCCTGAGAAAgcccatttattttatttgcccTTCAGTTCACAGTTCTTAAGATCTGCATTTGGAAATAAATTCCGCAACAAGAGGGATCTGCAGAAACTTCTCAAGAACTATGTTGACGTAATTGGGAAGAAGTATCGTTTCTGGAACAGAAATGGAGGATCAGACCATTTTCTAGTTGCCTGTCATGACTGG GCCCCCAAGCTCACTAAGCGTTTGGTGAAGAATTGCATCAGAGCGCTCTGCAACGCGAATGCTGCTGCAGACTTCGAAATTGGAAAAGACACCAGTTTACCAGTAACATTTGTACATGCAATGGAAGACCTCGTAAACGACATCAGAAGGAAACCTCCTTCCAAAAGGACCAAGTTGGCCTTCTTTGCAGGGAGCATGCATGGTTATCTTCGGCCGATTCTTCTACACTATTGGGAAAACAAAGAACCTGACATGATGATTGTTGGCCCAATGCCGAATAGTATCGAAGGGAAAAGTGCCTACATGGAGCAAATGAAGAACAGCAAGTACTGCATATGTGCTCGAGGTTACCAAGTTCATACTCCTCGAGTGATTGAAGCGATTCTTAATGAGTGCATCCCAGTGATTGTCTCAGATAACTACGTTCCTCCCTTCTTCGAGGTATTGAATTGGGAATCATTCTCGGTATTTgttaaagagagagagatacCGAATTTGAGAAACATTCTCCTCTCAATCCCAGAAGAGAACTACCTTACAATGCATTCAAGAGTGAAACTGGTGCGACAGCATTTCCTCTGGCATGAAAAGCCTGTGAAATATGACACATTTCATATGATCCTTCATTCAATATGGTACACAAGAGTGTTTCAGATCAAAATCAactaa
- the LOC120072268 gene encoding probable glycosyltransferase At3g07620 isoform X1: MASIHICTNLFHGIKIQWLLIIMSIIIPILIVSQCYVYPYAKTSFLPLDVKSSNIMSLQNVTSLNHSEITGFKQVHFTDAIIRVKNKKESNDYVAEKKVERGFGLTSDGANNMLYEKGATFEEGLVMPNGNSTVVNDVRSGSVEFGYNPLKKEVILDNSYKRVAGGKDSNKLNMSEIRNNLSIVSNQSQELIVDPRKSDLSSAQNISSVPEDHFNKTEEIIKKDIRTEQGKNVSITLDGLAQYDISILKSLEMPSISISQMNALLSQSHNSSCLKKLQCHWSSPRDRELLHARLEIEKATAIMNSPGIAASVFRNVSMFKRSYDLMEKLLKVYIYKEGEKPIFHQPRMRGIYASEGWFMKLIKENKKFVTRDPKKAHLFYLPFSSQLLRSAFSEQNSKNRNNLEEHLGNYVDLIRNKHQFWNRTGGADHFLVACHDWATKLTRNHMKNCIRALCNANAARGFQIGKDTSLPVTNIHLTKDPDITTGAKPPSERTTLAFFAGGMHGYLRPILLHFWGNREPDMKIFGPMPRDVEGKRAYREFMKNSKYCICARGYEVHTPRVVEAILNACVPVFISDNYVPPFFEVLNWESFSVFVQEKEISNLRNILLSVPEKDYLSMHARLKMVQKHFIWHKIPVKYDLFHMILHSVWYNRVFQMKTT; the protein is encoded by the exons ATGGCTTCTATTCATATTTGTACAAACTTGTTTCATGGTATCAAAATTCAGTGGCTGCTTATTATAATGAGCATCATAATTCCAATTCTCATTGTTTCCCAGTGCTACGTTTATCCTTATGCAAAAACATCTTTCCTACCACTTGATGTTAAGAGCTCAAACATTATGAGTCTTCAAAATGTCACTAGTTTGAACCATTCTGAAATCACTGGATTCAAACAAGTTCATTTCACAGATGCTATCATTCGTGTCAAAAATAAGAAGGAAAGCAATGATTATGTTGCTGAAAAGAAGGTTGAAAGAGGATTTGGTTTGACGTCAGATGGTGCTAATAACATGTTATATGAGAAGGGTGCAACATTTGAAGAGGGTTTGGTAATGCCAAATGGTAATTCTACAGTTGTTAATGATGTTAGGAGTGGGAGTGTGGAGTTTGGTTACAATCCCCTCAAGAAGGAAGTAATTTTAGACAACAGTTATAAGAGAGTTGCTGGAGGTAAAGACAGCAACAAATTAAATATGAGTGAAATCAGAAACAATCTTTCAATTGTCTCAAACCAATCCCAAGAATTGATTGTTGATCCAAGAAAGTCTGACTTGTCTTCTGCTCAAAATATATCTTCCGTTCCAGAAGACCATTTCAATAAAACTGaggaaataattaaaaaggataTAAGGACTGAACAAGGGAAGAATGTTTCCATTACCTTGGATGGACTTGCACAGTATGACATATCAATTTTGAAGAGTCTTGAGATGCCATCAATATCGATATCTCAAATGAATGCATTGTTGTCTCAAAGTCATAATTCTTCTTGTTTGAAG AAGCTACAGTGTCATTGGTCTTCCCCACGTGATCGTGAGCTTCTACATGCGAGACTGGAGATTGAGAAAGCCACTGCTATTATGAACAGCCCAGGAATTGCTGCTTCTGTTTTTCGAAATGTTTCTATGTTCAAGAG GAGTTATGACTTGATGGAAAAACTGCTTAAAGTTTATATCTACAAGGAAGGAGAAAAGCCTATTTTCCACCAACCTCGAATGAGAGGGATATATGCCTCAGAAGGATGGTTTATGAAATTGATAAAGgagaataaaaaatttgttaCGCGGGATCCCAAGAAGGCTCACTTGTTCTATTTACCTTTCAGTTCACAGTTACTAAGGAGTGCATTTTCTGAACAAAATTCCAAGAATCGAAACAACCTAGAGGAACATCTGGGTAACTATGTTGACTTAATTAGGAACAAACACCAATTCTGGAACAGAACTGGAGGTGCCGATCATTTTCTTGTTGCTTGTCACGACTGG GCCACCAAACTCACAAGAAACCATATGAAGAACTGCATCAGAGCTCTCTGCAATGCAAATGCTGCTAGAGGCTTTCAAATTGGCAAGGACACTAGCTTACCAGTTACAAATATACATTTGACGAAGGACCCTGATATAACTACTGGAGCAAAACCTCCTTCAGAAAGAACTACATTGGCTTTCTTCGCTGGGGGTATGCACGGCTATCTTAGACCAATATTGCTTCATTTTTGGGGAAATAGGGAACCTGACATGAAGATTTTCGGCCCAATGCCACGTGATGTTGAAGGGAAAAGAGCCTACAGGGAGTTCATGAAGAATAGTAAATATTGCATATGTGCAAGGGGATATGAAGTTCATACTCCTAGAGTGGTTGAGGCCATTCTCAACGCATGTGTTCCAGTCTTCATATCAGATAATTATGTGCCTCCTTTCTTTGAGGTTTTGAACTGGGAATCATTTTCTGTATTTGTTCAAGAGAAAGAGATCTCTAATTTGAGAAATATTCTGCTCTCAGTTCCTGAGAAGGACTACCTTAGCATGCATGCAAGACTGAAAATGGTGCAAAAGCATTTCATTTGGCACAAAATTCCAGTGAAGTATGACTTGTTTCATATGATCCTTCACTCAGTATGGTATAATCGAGTTTTTCAGATGAAAACCACATGA
- the LOC120072208 gene encoding probable glycosyltransferase At3g07620 isoform X1 produces MEIRRVLIITFMILLILFAFQYFVFQYTKNLSLSFGDRASTFMVVQNVFHLNNSGLYRFHPIDTSINNLDTKENFGYDTNKRVREEVVDLTSEFLNKEGKIVFESLMLENSNQTQDTVIRDANAELSYNPLMKGDVLKDSNMTADEAKANSNPGMSEIRNQIMFVPNQSQGTMNNSIQNVDQTYSEVSVTPDASSGQKERVKNSRKELENNNRIELVKNGSVVLNDRTMRPDVSTLSGPFISISQIYSKLSRAHKSSCLKRPQCRPTSQRDRELHYARREIENASVLRSTPEISASVFRNVSMFTRSYELMEKMLKVYIYEEGEKPVFHQPILTGIYASEGWFMKLLEENKKFVVKDPEKAHLFYLPFSSQFLRSAFGNKFRNKRDLQKLLKNYVDVIGKKYRFWNRNGGSDHFLVACHDWAPKLTKRLVKNCIRALCNANAAADFEIGKDTSLPVTFVHAMEDLVNDIRRKPPSKRTKLAFFAGSMHGYLRPILLHYWENKEPDMMIVGPMPNSIEGKSAYMEQMKNSKYCICARGYQVHTPRVIEAILNECIPVIVSDNYVPPFFEVLNWESFSVFVKEREIPNLRNILLSIPEENYLTMHSRVKLVRQHFLWHEKPVKYDTFHMILHSIWYTRVFQIKIN; encoded by the exons ATGGAGATCCGGAGGGTGCTTATTATTACATTTATGATACTTCTGATTCTATTTGCTTTtcaatattttgtgtttcaatATACAAAAAATTTATCCCTATCGTTTGGAGATAGGGCTTCAACTTTTATGGTGGTTCAGAATGTCTTTCATTTGAACAATTCTGGACTTTATAGATTTCATCCAATTGATACGAGTATTAACAACTTGGATACAAAGGAAAATTTTGGTTATGATACTAATAAAAGAGTAAGAGAAGAAGTAGTTGATTTGACATCTGAATTCTTGAATAAGGAGGGTAAGATTGTTTTTGAGAGTTTGATGTTGGAAAATAGTAATCAAACACAGGATACTGTTATAAGGGACGCAAATGCAGAACTAAGTTACAATCCCCTGATGAAGGGAGATGTTTTAAAGGATAGTAATATGACAGCTGATGAAGCTAAAGCCAATAGCAATCCAGGGATGAGTGAAATTAGAAACCAAATTATGTTTGTTCCAAATCAATCCCAAGGAACTATGAACAATAGCATTCAAAATGTCGATCAAACATATTCTGAAGTTTCTGTGACTCCAGATGCATCTTCTGGCCAAAAAGAGAGAGTAAAAAACAGTAGGAAAGAATTAGAAAACAATAATAGGATTGAGCTAGTGAAGAATGGTTCAGTTGTCTTGAATGACAGAACGATGAGGCCTGACGTATCAACATTGAGTGGGCCATTTATATCCATATCCCAAATATACTCAAAGTTATCAAGGGCTCACAAGTCTTCTTGTTTGAAG AGGCCACAATGTAGACCGACATCCCAGCGCGACCGAGAACTACACTATGCAAGACGGGAGATTGAAAATGCTTCTGTGTTAAGGAGTACTCCAGAAATTAGTGCCTCTGTGTTCAGAAACGTTTCCATGTTTACGAG GAGTTATGAGTTGATGGAAAAAATGCTTAAAGTCTATATATATGAGGAAGGAGAAAAACCCGTTTTCCATCAGCCTATATTGACTGGAATTTATGCCTCAGAAGGATGGTTTATGAAATTGTTGGAAGAAAACAAGAAGTTTGTTGTGAAGGACCCTGAGAAAgcccatttattttatttgcccTTCAGTTCACAGTTCTTAAGATCTGCATTTGGAAATAAATTCCGCAACAAGAGGGATCTGCAGAAACTTCTCAAGAACTATGTTGACGTAATTGGGAAGAAGTATCGTTTCTGGAACAGAAATGGAGGATCAGACCATTTTCTAGTTGCCTGTCATGACTGG GCCCCCAAGCTCACTAAGCGTTTGGTGAAGAATTGCATCAGAGCGCTCTGCAACGCGAATGCTGCTGCAGACTTCGAAATTGGAAAAGACACCAGTTTACCAGTAACATTTGTACATGCAATGGAAGACCTCGTAAACGACATCAGAAGGAAACCTCCTTCCAAAAGGACCAAGTTGGCCTTCTTTGCAGGGAGCATGCATGGTTATCTTCGGCCGATTCTTCTACACTATTGGGAAAACAAAGAACCTGACATGATGATTGTTGGCCCAATGCCGAATAGTATCGAAGGGAAAAGTGCCTACATGGAGCAAATGAAGAACAGCAAGTACTGCATATGTGCTCGAGGTTACCAAGTTCATACTCCTCGAGTGATTGAAGCGATTCTTAATGAGTGCATCCCAGTGATTGTCTCAGATAACTACGTTCCTCCCTTCTTCGAGGTATTGAATTGGGAATCATTCTCGGTATTTgttaaagagagagagatacCGAATTTGAGAAACATTCTCCTCTCAATCCCAGAAGAGAACTACCTTACAATGCATTCAAGAGTGAAACTGGTGCGACAGCATTTCCTCTGGCATGAAAAGCCTGTGAAATATGACACATTTCATATGATCCTTCATTCAATATGGTACACAAGAGTGTTTCAGATCAAAATCAactaa